The following proteins come from a genomic window of Thermosinus carboxydivorans Nor1:
- a CDS encoding acyl carrier protein, which yields MTTFDKVKEIVVEQLGVDEADVTMDSTFIDDLGADSLDIVELIMAFEEEFNIEIPDEVAEKIKTVKDAVEYIDKEKQG from the coding sequence ATGACGACTTTTGATAAAGTAAAAGAAATCGTTGTTGAACAATTAGGTGTTGATGAAGCTGATGTAACTATGGATTCCACCTTTATCGATGATCTTGGTGCTGACTCTCTGGATATTGTCGAGTTAATTATGGCCTTCGAAGAGGAATTTAACATCGAAATTCCCGACGAAGTTGCGGAGAAGATCAAGACCGTTAAAGACGCTGTGGAGTACATAGACAAGGAAAAGCAAGGTTAA
- a CDS encoding NAD(P)H-dependent flavin oxidoreductase, with protein MKLPELRIGHLVAKVPIIQGGMAVRISTARLAAAVAEAGGIGLIAASGMPLDELRHEIRLARSLTKGIIGINAMVAAREFASLVRTAIEEGIDLIVAGAGFSRDMFGMGRESGTPIVPIVSSVKLAKISESLGAAAVVVEGKEAGGHLGTDQSMRVLVPEIKKAVKIPVIGAGGVITGRDIVEVMKLGADGVQMGTRFAASEESNAAPALKEFYLKARPEDVVLIKSPVGLPGRAVKNPFAEKILEGTAPTPDICKACLKHCEQNFCIIDALTRAQQGDVETGLVFTGEYIHKIDDILPVKEIFARLLKEVEEIN; from the coding sequence TTGAAACTTCCAGAACTGAGAATTGGTCATCTCGTGGCCAAGGTACCAATCATCCAAGGAGGAATGGCGGTAAGGATTTCGACGGCACGCTTGGCGGCTGCGGTGGCTGAAGCAGGCGGAATAGGCCTGATTGCTGCTTCCGGAATGCCGCTCGATGAATTACGCCACGAAATTCGACTGGCCCGTTCGCTGACCAAAGGAATCATCGGCATTAATGCCATGGTTGCTGCGCGGGAATTTGCTAGCCTTGTTCGGACCGCAATTGAAGAAGGTATTGACCTGATTGTCGCGGGTGCTGGTTTCTCCCGCGATATGTTTGGGATGGGAAGAGAGTCAGGTACTCCGATTGTGCCGATTGTTTCATCGGTCAAATTAGCAAAAATTTCGGAGTCGTTAGGAGCAGCCGCTGTCGTAGTCGAAGGAAAGGAAGCCGGTGGCCATCTTGGAACCGACCAGTCAATGCGGGTATTGGTTCCCGAAATCAAGAAGGCAGTAAAGATACCGGTTATTGGGGCTGGCGGCGTAATTACTGGCCGGGATATTGTCGAAGTCATGAAACTTGGTGCGGACGGTGTGCAAATGGGTACTCGTTTTGCCGCCAGCGAAGAATCTAATGCCGCGCCAGCGCTGAAAGAGTTTTACCTCAAAGCCAGGCCCGAGGATGTTGTATTGATCAAGAGCCCTGTTGGGCTGCCCGGGCGGGCTGTAAAAAATCCTTTTGCCGAGAAAATTCTTGAAGGTACTGCGCCTACCCCTGATATTTGCAAGGCCTGCCTGAAACATTGCGAGCAGAACTTCTGCATCATCGATGCTCTGACCCGCGCCCAACAAGGCGATGTGGAGACAGGCCTTGTTTTTACAGGCGAGTACATTCATAAAATAGATGACATCCTACCTGTGAAAGAGATCTTTGCCCGCCTTTTGAAGGAAGTTGAGGAAATAAATTAG
- a CDS encoding beta-ketoacyl-ACP synthase III has translation MKANDIGVGILGLGCYVPEKVLTNHDLEKMVDTSDEWIVERTGIRERRIADPDVATSDLATRAAERALSNAGISADELDLIIVATATPDMFFPSVACLVQDNLKATRAAAFDLVAGCSGFVYGLTVGAQFIKTGLYKKVLVIGAETLSKILDWTDRNTCVLFGDGAGAAVLSETEPGYGLIGFHLGADGSGGDLLKLPAGGSRLPPSVETVTQRLHFVHMNGNEVFKFAVRVMGEAAVKALENAGLGHQDVDCLIPHQANIRIIQSAAKRLKLPMDKVIVNVDKYGNTSAASIPIALEEAVRNGRVKKGDVVVLVGFGAGLTWASCVIKWCKEDNTIA, from the coding sequence ATGAAGGCGAATGATATTGGTGTAGGCATCCTTGGCCTTGGCTGCTATGTACCGGAGAAAGTGCTAACCAATCACGACCTGGAAAAAATGGTCGATACCTCAGATGAATGGATAGTCGAACGTACAGGCATCCGGGAAAGACGTATCGCGGACCCGGATGTTGCTACCTCAGATTTAGCGACCCGTGCTGCGGAAAGAGCTTTGTCCAATGCAGGTATAAGCGCTGATGAACTTGACCTTATCATAGTAGCCACAGCTACGCCAGATATGTTTTTTCCTTCGGTGGCTTGTCTGGTGCAGGATAATCTGAAAGCCACCAGGGCGGCGGCTTTTGATTTGGTGGCCGGCTGTTCCGGTTTTGTCTACGGTCTGACAGTGGGGGCGCAATTTATTAAAACAGGACTCTACAAAAAAGTGCTAGTTATCGGGGCGGAAACGCTGTCGAAAATTTTAGACTGGACTGACCGCAATACATGTGTACTCTTTGGCGATGGTGCTGGTGCAGCGGTGCTTAGCGAGACAGAGCCCGGCTATGGATTGATAGGGTTTCATCTTGGCGCCGACGGTTCGGGCGGCGATCTGCTCAAGCTGCCGGCCGGCGGTTCCCGGCTACCTCCTTCGGTGGAAACAGTTACGCAGCGGCTGCATTTTGTCCATATGAACGGCAACGAGGTATTTAAGTTTGCCGTAAGAGTAATGGGCGAAGCAGCCGTCAAAGCACTTGAGAATGCAGGGCTGGGGCATCAGGATGTAGATTGCTTGATACCCCATCAAGCCAATATCCGGATCATCCAGTCAGCGGCCAAGCGGCTAAAGTTGCCTATGGACAAAGTAATAGTAAATGTTGATAAATACGGTAACACATCGGCGGCGTCCATCCCTATTGCTTTAGAGGAAGCGGTACGAAACGGAAGGGTTAAAAAGGGTGACGTTGTTGTTTTAGTTGGTTTTGGCGCCGGTTTGACTTGGGCGTCCTGTGTTATAAAATGGTGCAAGGAGGACAACACTATTGCTTAA
- the fabK gene encoding enoyl-[acyl-carrier-protein] reductase FabK produces the protein MLKNKLCQLLNIEYPILQGGMAWVATAELAAAVSNAGGLGLIGAGHMPPDALRAEIRKAKNMTNKPFGVNIMLMSPFVKEVMQVVVEERVPVITTGAGNPAEYIPALKEIGSKIIPVVASVALAKRLERTGVDAIIAEGMESGGHIGEVTTMALVPQVVDAVSVPVIAAGGIGDARGVVAALALGAQGVQIGTRFVASVECIAHPNYKEAILKAKERSTVVTGQSTGHPVRVIANNLTRQFMELEKRGASPEELDRLGAGKLRAAARDGDVKNGSVMVGQIAGMIDDIKPVAEIIQDIVRDIPKVLAGINENFESK, from the coding sequence TTGCTTAAAAATAAGCTATGCCAGCTATTAAACATTGAATACCCTATTTTGCAGGGCGGTATGGCGTGGGTGGCTACCGCTGAGCTTGCCGCTGCCGTCTCTAACGCCGGCGGTTTGGGGCTGATTGGTGCCGGCCATATGCCGCCCGATGCCCTCCGTGCCGAAATCAGGAAAGCCAAAAACATGACCAACAAGCCCTTTGGGGTTAATATCATGCTCATGTCACCTTTTGTCAAAGAAGTTATGCAGGTAGTGGTAGAAGAACGTGTGCCGGTGATTACTACTGGTGCGGGTAATCCCGCCGAATATATTCCCGCTTTGAAAGAAATCGGCAGCAAAATCATCCCGGTTGTTGCCTCTGTAGCCCTGGCCAAGCGGTTAGAGCGGACAGGAGTAGACGCCATCATTGCCGAAGGAATGGAAAGCGGAGGCCATATTGGCGAAGTGACGACTATGGCGCTGGTTCCGCAGGTCGTCGACGCAGTATCGGTACCGGTTATTGCTGCCGGCGGTATTGGTGATGCCCGCGGCGTAGTTGCTGCGCTGGCGCTAGGTGCGCAGGGTGTGCAAATCGGAACGCGCTTTGTGGCATCGGTGGAGTGTATTGCCCATCCGAATTATAAGGAAGCCATTTTGAAAGCCAAGGAACGGTCTACGGTCGTAACTGGTCAGTCTACCGGACATCCCGTTCGCGTTATTGCCAATAATTTAACACGACAGTTTATGGAGCTTGAAAAGCGTGGCGCTTCTCCAGAAGAGTTGGACCGTCTCGGGGCCGGAAAGCTTCGCGCCGCTGCTCGGGACGGTGATGTCAAAAATGGTTCGGTAATGGTGGGGCAGATTGCCGGCATGATCGATGACATCAAGCCGGTAGCAGAAATTATTCAGGATATTGTACGCGATATTCCAAAAGTGTTGGCGGGTATTAACGAAAATTTTGAGTCCAAATAA
- the fabD gene encoding ACP S-malonyltransferase, with amino-acid sequence MAKTAFVFPGQGSQAVGMGKELYDAFSIAQTVFKTADEALGFSITELCFNGPEEELRKTYNTQPAILTVSVACYKVLEEKGLKPDIVAGHSLGEYSALVAAGAIDFADAVQLVRKRGQYMQEAVPLGEGGMAAIMGLERDKVVEVCRQVQDQVGPVQAVNFNCPGQIVIAGRTAAVEKAVEELKAVGAKRAVMLPVSAPFHSTLMQPAAEKLAIELEKITVRDAVVPVVANVNGQIVTKGETIKASLVQQAANPVLWEDCVAQIVRSGANVFVEVGPGKVLTGFTKKIAKDVVTLNVEDLASLEKALDYFKEVR; translated from the coding sequence ATGGCAAAAACGGCTTTTGTCTTTCCTGGTCAGGGCTCACAGGCCGTAGGCATGGGCAAAGAGCTGTACGATGCGTTTAGCATTGCTCAGACTGTCTTTAAAACAGCCGATGAGGCATTAGGTTTTTCGATTACCGAGCTTTGTTTCAACGGTCCGGAGGAGGAGCTACGTAAAACATATAACACACAGCCCGCTATCTTGACGGTCAGCGTGGCTTGCTATAAAGTACTGGAGGAAAAAGGTCTCAAACCCGATATTGTTGCTGGCCACAGTTTAGGCGAGTATTCGGCTCTGGTGGCGGCAGGCGCTATTGATTTCGCTGATGCGGTGCAGTTGGTGCGTAAACGTGGTCAGTATATGCAGGAAGCTGTCCCACTTGGTGAGGGTGGCATGGCGGCTATCATGGGGCTTGAGCGGGACAAAGTGGTAGAAGTTTGCAGGCAAGTACAGGATCAGGTTGGGCCGGTGCAGGCGGTAAATTTTAATTGCCCCGGACAGATTGTTATCGCCGGACGTACGGCTGCCGTAGAGAAGGCAGTTGAAGAACTCAAAGCTGTTGGGGCCAAACGGGCAGTTATGCTGCCTGTTAGTGCGCCTTTCCACAGCACCCTTATGCAGCCCGCCGCGGAAAAATTGGCGATTGAGCTTGAGAAAATTACCGTTCGCGATGCAGTTGTGCCCGTCGTAGCTAATGTCAATGGCCAAATTGTTACCAAGGGTGAGACTATTAAAGCATCACTTGTACAGCAAGCGGCCAATCCTGTTTTATGGGAGGATTGTGTGGCCCAAATCGTCCGCTCCGGTGCCAATGTTTTTGTCGAAGTTGGGCCAGGGAAAGTCCTCACAGGTTTCACTAAGAAAATTGCCAAGGATGTTGTTACCCTGAATGTCGAAGACTTGGCTTCGCTAGAAAAAGCCCTTGATTATTTCAAGGAGGTTCGTTAA